The proteins below come from a single Erythrobacter sp. SG61-1L genomic window:
- the gloB gene encoding hydroxyacylglutathione hydrolase, protein MLQIHQFPCLSDNYGYLLHDPASGETVCIDTPDADAYLREAAAKGWTITQIWNTHWHADHAGGNETIKAATGCTITAPAGDAAKIAGVDRTVGQGDTLSLGEFSGNVIDVGGHTMGHVAYYLPRAGVAFVGDSLFALGCGRMFEGTPPQFWASLSRLKALPGETKIYCAHEYTASNAKFALHADPYNTALADYAREVEEKRAAGKPTVPTVLSRELAANPFLRADTPEMKARWGGNEPAETFAALRAAKDSF, encoded by the coding sequence ATGCTCCAGATTCACCAGTTCCCCTGCCTGTCCGACAATTACGGCTATCTGCTCCACGATCCCGCCAGCGGAGAAACCGTCTGCATCGATACGCCCGACGCGGATGCCTATCTGCGCGAAGCAGCGGCCAAAGGCTGGACCATCACCCAGATCTGGAACACCCACTGGCATGCTGATCATGCGGGCGGGAACGAGACGATCAAGGCCGCGACGGGCTGCACCATCACAGCCCCGGCAGGTGACGCAGCGAAGATCGCGGGCGTGGATCGCACTGTCGGCCAGGGCGACACACTGAGCCTTGGTGAGTTCTCCGGTAATGTGATCGACGTGGGCGGGCACACGATGGGCCACGTCGCCTATTATCTGCCGCGCGCGGGTGTCGCCTTCGTGGGCGATTCACTCTTTGCACTGGGATGCGGGCGCATGTTCGAAGGCACTCCGCCCCAGTTCTGGGCCAGCCTCTCGCGCCTCAAGGCCCTGCCGGGCGAGACGAAAATCTATTGCGCGCATGAATATACGGCTTCGAACGCGAAATTCGCGCTCCATGCCGATCCGTATAACACGGCGCTGGCGGACTATGCCCGCGAAGTCGAGGAAAAGCGCGCTGCCGGAAAGCCGACCGTGCCAACGGTTTTGTCGCGGGAACTGGCGGCCAATCCGTTCCTCAGGGCCGATACGCCTGAAATGAAGGCGCGCTGGGGCGGGAACGAACCGGCCGAAACCTTCGCCGCATTGCGGGCGGCGAAGGATTCGTTCTGA
- a CDS encoding NAD(P)H-binding protein produces MHVAVLGASGRAGSEIVKELVSRGHSVLAVARKPEAIAAGESVTAVAGDASDPEALAEVIKGVDAVISAIHFDVSADTLLSAVKKAGVKRLLITGGAASLNGPDGVMLYDSPNFPENIKPFVLPAIHFLNDIRKETEVDWTFFSPAMIIFEGPRIGTFRLGGDELVSDANGESKISFADYAIAMVDELEQHRHSRARFTAAY; encoded by the coding sequence ATGCATGTTGCGGTTCTTGGCGCCAGTGGGCGAGCAGGTTCGGAAATCGTGAAGGAACTGGTCTCGCGCGGGCATTCGGTGCTGGCCGTTGCCCGGAAGCCCGAAGCGATTGCCGCGGGCGAGAGCGTTACGGCAGTGGCCGGCGATGCGAGCGATCCGGAAGCACTGGCCGAGGTCATCAAGGGCGTCGACGCCGTGATCAGCGCGATCCATTTCGATGTCTCGGCTGACACTCTGCTATCGGCCGTGAAGAAGGCTGGCGTGAAGCGCCTGCTGATCACGGGCGGCGCGGCCAGCCTTAATGGGCCGGATGGCGTGATGCTTTACGATTCCCCGAACTTTCCGGAGAACATCAAGCCCTTCGTCCTTCCGGCGATCCATTTCCTGAACGACATCCGCAAGGAAACCGAAGTCGACTGGACCTTCTTCTCGCCCGCGATGATCATCTTTGAAGGCCCGCGCATCGGTACGTTCCGTCTGGGCGGTGACGAGCTGGTCAGCGACGCCAATGGCGAGAGCAAGATCAGCTTTGCCGATTATGCCATCGCCATGGTCGACGAGCTGGAACAGCACCGGCACAGCCGGGCGCGCTTCACCGCCGCTTATTGA
- a CDS encoding ATP synthase subunit B, which produces MNHNEHLVETTEVPAGEEHHAEPSALGIAPAGWVGLAMLVFILILVWKKVPGTITGGLDKKIAEIRKQLDEAKALRAEAEALRKEYADKIASAEKDAAAMIDHARHEAEAIVAKAEADTEAVIKRRKQMAEDKIAAAQRGAVDELRNRAANAAATAARGLIVKGHNADADKALVDKAISGL; this is translated from the coding sequence ATGAACCATAACGAGCACCTCGTTGAAACCACCGAGGTGCCCGCGGGAGAAGAGCATCACGCTGAGCCAAGCGCCTTGGGCATTGCGCCCGCTGGCTGGGTTGGCCTTGCGATGCTTGTCTTCATCCTCATCCTGGTGTGGAAGAAGGTTCCGGGCACGATCACCGGAGGTCTTGACAAGAAGATCGCCGAGATCCGCAAGCAGCTCGACGAAGCCAAGGCCCTTCGTGCCGAGGCGGAAGCCCTGCGCAAGGAATATGCGGACAAGATCGCCAGCGCCGAAAAGGACGCAGCGGCCATGATCGATCACGCACGGCACGAGGCAGAGGCGATCGTCGCCAAGGCCGAGGCCGATACCGAAGCCGTGATCAAGCGCCGCAAGCAGATGGCTGAAGACAAGATCGCTGCTGCCCAGCGTGGCGCGGTTGACGAGCTTCGTAATCGGGCGGCCAATGCGGCTGCAACCGCTGCGCGCGGTCTGATCGTCAAGGGCCACAATGCAGATGCCGACAAGGCTCTGGTGGACAAGGCGATCTCCGGCCTCTGA
- a CDS encoding ATPase, whose protein sequence is MPQIAQLAETYSSQVFWLLVIFGLVFFVIGRGMVPKVMDTVTLRDTQIAGDLAAAEDARAKADEEELAWRERENANRAQAQALIAKAKADAAAASEKKLAAAQTRLDKKIAEADAAIDEARSAALTEIEGVAAEAAQDIVTRIAGVKVTAAAAKSAVKEALNHG, encoded by the coding sequence ATGCCACAGATAGCACAGCTCGCTGAAACCTACTCCAGCCAGGTCTTCTGGCTGCTGGTCATCTTCGGGCTCGTCTTCTTCGTGATCGGGCGCGGCATGGTGCCCAAGGTGATGGACACCGTGACGCTGCGTGACACGCAGATTGCAGGCGATCTTGCCGCCGCCGAAGACGCGCGCGCCAAGGCCGACGAGGAGGAGCTTGCCTGGCGGGAGCGTGAAAACGCTAATCGCGCCCAGGCACAGGCTCTTATTGCCAAGGCCAAGGCTGATGCTGCGGCAGCTTCTGAAAAGAAGCTCGCCGCCGCGCAGACCCGGCTCGACAAGAAAATTGCCGAAGCCGATGCCGCGATCGACGAGGCGCGCAGTGCCGCGCTGACCGAGATCGAGGGCGTGGCCGCCGAAGCGGCGCAGGACATCGTCACCCGTATTGCGGGCGTGAAGGTGACTGCCGCGGCTGCCAAGTCCGCCGTTAAGGAGGCGTTGAACCATGGCTGA
- a CDS encoding F0F1 ATP synthase subunit C, whose translation MDPQAAKLIGAGLAAIGAGMAAIGVGNVFGSFLESALRNPGAADGQQGRLFIGFAAAELLGLLAFVVAMILIFVA comes from the coding sequence ATGGATCCTCAGGCTGCAAAGCTGATCGGTGCGGGTCTCGCTGCTATCGGCGCCGGCATGGCTGCCATCGGCGTGGGTAACGTGTTCGGCTCGTTCCTCGAAAGCGCACTGCGCAATCCGGGTGCTGCCGACGGCCAGCAGGGCCGTCTGTTCATCGGCTTCGCGGCCGCGGAACTTCTCGGTCTGCTCGCCTTCGTCGTGGCGATGATCCTGATCTTCGTCGCCTGA
- a CDS encoding F0F1 ATP synthase subunit A — translation MAGEEAKVDPMHQFAIEPLFGTQHWELAGYNIAFTNSALWMAIAALALWIFVAGGMKRELVPGRWQMAVESFTGFIDSLLTANVGPAGKKYVPYIFSIFMFILFANLLGLLPLPLGLVGIHAFTSTSHFTVTGVLAVMSFAIVLVVGFWKHKLHFFSLFVPHGTPLVMIPMIFVIELVSFLVRPFSLGLRLFVAMMAGHVLLEVLSSFVIDGINAASSGIGPVVAFLSFALMIAICALEILVAGIQAYVFALLASLYINDAENLH, via the coding sequence GTGGCAGGCGAAGAAGCCAAGGTCGACCCGATGCACCAGTTTGCGATCGAACCTCTGTTCGGTACGCAGCACTGGGAGCTGGCAGGTTACAACATTGCCTTCACCAACAGCGCGCTGTGGATGGCGATTGCCGCCTTGGCGCTGTGGATTTTCGTGGCAGGCGGCATGAAGCGCGAGCTCGTGCCCGGCCGCTGGCAGATGGCTGTGGAGAGCTTCACCGGCTTCATCGACAGCCTGTTGACCGCCAATGTCGGTCCTGCCGGGAAGAAGTACGTTCCGTATATCTTCTCCATTTTCATGTTCATTCTCTTCGCCAACCTGCTGGGCCTGCTTCCGCTGCCCCTGGGTCTGGTTGGGATTCACGCATTCACGTCCACCAGCCATTTCACGGTGACCGGCGTTCTCGCGGTAATGTCTTTCGCGATCGTGCTGGTGGTGGGCTTCTGGAAGCACAAGCTGCACTTCTTCTCGCTGTTCGTGCCGCATGGCACGCCGCTCGTGATGATCCCGATGATCTTCGTAATCGAGCTGGTCAGCTTCCTTGTGCGGCCCTTCAGCCTCGGTCTGCGACTGTTCGTCGCGATGATGGCTGGTCACGTGCTGCTGGAAGTGTTGTCGAGCTTCGTGATTGACGGGATCAATGCCGCATCGAGCGGTATCGGTCCGGTGGTTGCGTTCCTTAGCTTCGCCCTGATGATTGCAATCTGCGCGTTGGAGATTCTGGTGGCTGGTATTCAGGCCTACGTCTTCGCGCTGCTGGCTTCGCTTTACATCAACGATGCCGAGAATCTTCACTAA
- a CDS encoding AtpZ/AtpI family protein, whose protein sequence is MSEDETAREPIGEDARIDALDERLKAAREREEQRNKPQVQGADANYRTGNRVLADLLGGIGGGALIGWVIDRFAGTSPWGLLVMMFLGIIVAFRNIIRISNQRPD, encoded by the coding sequence ATGAGCGAAGACGAGACTGCACGGGAACCTATCGGTGAAGATGCGCGGATCGACGCGCTCGATGAGCGGCTGAAGGCTGCACGCGAGCGGGAAGAACAGCGCAACAAGCCGCAAGTGCAGGGTGCCGATGCGAATTACCGCACAGGCAACCGGGTGCTGGCGGATTTGCTGGGGGGGATCGGTGGCGGGGCGCTGATCGGTTGGGTTATCGACCGGTTTGCGGGAACTTCGCCCTGGGGTCTGTTGGTGATGATGTTCCTCGGGATCATTGTTGCCTTCAGGAACATTATTCGGATTTCGAACCAGCGTCCTGACTGA
- a CDS encoding YdbL family protein, with translation MARDTMKKQAHTLFHAAAALAALALVAAPAAAQRDPAYQAARTAGQVGEKMDGYLGTVGSVPADVDKMVKDLNIKRKAVYTQGAQGAGVSVEEFAFGAGCKNIRDTAAGEKYQAPDGTWKTRSAGEAPVRDSRCP, from the coding sequence GTGGCACGCGATACCATGAAGAAACAGGCTCACACTCTCTTCCACGCAGCTGCGGCTCTTGCCGCGCTGGCGCTTGTTGCCGCTCCTGCCGCCGCGCAGCGCGATCCGGCCTATCAGGCCGCGCGCACAGCAGGGCAGGTGGGCGAGAAGATGGATGGCTATCTCGGCACGGTTGGCTCGGTTCCGGCCGATGTCGACAAGATGGTCAAGGATCTGAACATCAAGCGCAAGGCAGTCTACACGCAGGGCGCGCAGGGTGCCGGCGTTTCTGTGGAAGAATTCGCCTTCGGCGCCGGCTGCAAGAACATCCGCGATACGGCGGCCGGTGAAAAGTACCAGGCGCCCGACGGCACCTGGAAAACCCGTTCCGCGGGCGAAGCCCCGGTGCGCGACAGCCGCTGCCCGTAA
- a CDS encoding YnbE family lipoprotein, whose product MEIIRKGLAGGAKMLVVVPGLIALGGCITIKAPEDKIVIELNINIKQEVLYKIENQVQDTIEQNQGIF is encoded by the coding sequence ATGGAGATTATTCGAAAGGGACTCGCCGGAGGGGCGAAAATGCTGGTGGTGGTGCCGGGGCTGATTGCCTTGGGCGGCTGCATCACGATCAAGGCCCCAGAGGACAAGATCGTGATCGAGCTGAACATCAACATCAAGCAGGAGGTTCTCTACAAGATCGAGAACCAGGTGCAGGATACGATCGAGCAGAACCAGGGAATTTTCTGA
- a CDS encoding YdbH domain-containing protein yields MAEQIEEPGEEAEAPAPRRRKTKRRVAGLLAVLLATAGIVVWTSRERLADDFITGQLEKLGVKATYKIESIGPQRQVITNIVVGDPARPDLTVERIEVTLEPRFPLLHLGKVKVVRPRLFGSYRDSKLSFGALDRLLFEQKSKEPFSFPDMELELVDGRALLESDYGPVGFKAQGSGNLRGGFAGILAANAPRLEAEGCIATGATLYGKVTIDAERPGFSGPLRLGALDCTGNGAGLRDLAVTLDTRIDRTLDGVEGKAALAGKSFALGENRLNGLDGTSRFTWRKNALTAEYELGFGALHTAQLALDSLALEGSARTREGIDRVEVQANLEGTGLRPGSALDTALVDAAKSAEGTLLGPMLANIRDALAREGRASNLAAEMTLRKTGSMLSAVVPQARIRGSSGATLLALSRLQLASDGQGGAPRFSGNFVTGGAGIPQISGRMESNGGRGAAELRMRMARYSAGGGSLELPELTVAQGANGTLAFSGRALASGAIPGGSAQGLVVPFSGNWSAGQGLAVWRGCTTIGFESLSLASLTLEGRTLQLCPPTGSAILRSDKAGVRVAAGVPSLDLSGKLGDTPSQLRSGAVGFAWPGTLVANNVDVTMGADDAPTRFRLTQVDARIADEIAGSFSGTDAKLFAVPLDLLEASGKWRFADGRLDLSEGAFRLVDRQAPGRFEPLMARDATLSLVDNRITANAVLREPKSDREVTAANIVHDLISGVGHADLDIPALVFDQAMQPDTLTGLALGLVANADGTITGKGRIDWNPDTVTSSGKFSTDNFDFAAAFGPVQGVSGTIEFTDLLGMVTAPNQVLHIRSFNPGIEVESGEMRYEIRPNQTMVIHGGRWPFIGGALVLEPAVIHMAQAEDRRFALQLEGVDAAQFIERMELANISASGTFDGRVPLVFDENGGRIEGGSLTSRLPGGNVSYVGKLTYEDMNPFANYAFDALKSLDYKQMDIALNGSLTGEIVTQVRFDGIRQGAGTSQNILTKQIAKLPIRFNVNIHAPFYQLIGSFKSMYDPALTRNPRDLGLIDADGNIIQNPTLKPPVPGADDLPDDESGIQHPESEPVP; encoded by the coding sequence ATGGCGGAGCAGATAGAGGAACCGGGCGAAGAAGCAGAAGCCCCCGCTCCGCGCCGTCGCAAGACCAAGCGGCGCGTGGCGGGCCTGTTAGCCGTGCTCCTGGCCACGGCGGGAATTGTCGTCTGGACCTCGCGGGAACGGCTGGCGGACGATTTCATCACCGGCCAGCTCGAAAAGCTCGGCGTCAAGGCAACCTACAAGATCGAATCGATCGGCCCCCAGCGGCAGGTCATCACGAATATTGTGGTGGGCGATCCTGCCCGGCCGGACCTGACGGTTGAACGGATTGAAGTCACGCTGGAGCCTCGCTTTCCGCTGCTTCATCTTGGCAAGGTCAAGGTGGTGCGGCCGCGGCTCTTCGGAAGCTATCGCGACAGCAAGCTGAGCTTCGGTGCACTGGATAGACTGCTGTTCGAGCAGAAATCGAAAGAGCCGTTCAGCTTCCCGGATATGGAACTGGAACTGGTCGACGGCCGGGCCTTGCTGGAAAGCGATTACGGCCCGGTTGGCTTCAAGGCGCAGGGCAGCGGGAATCTGCGCGGGGGCTTTGCGGGGATTCTTGCCGCCAATGCTCCCCGGCTGGAGGCTGAAGGCTGTATCGCCACGGGCGCGACCCTGTACGGCAAGGTGACGATAGATGCGGAACGGCCCGGATTTTCCGGCCCGCTGCGGCTGGGCGCGCTGGATTGTACGGGTAATGGGGCAGGGCTGCGTGATCTGGCAGTCACGCTCGATACGCGGATCGACCGCACGCTGGACGGCGTGGAAGGCAAGGCAGCGCTGGCAGGCAAGAGCTTCGCGCTGGGCGAGAACCGGCTGAACGGACTTGATGGGACGAGCAGGTTCACCTGGCGCAAGAATGCGCTGACGGCTGAGTACGAACTGGGCTTCGGCGCTTTGCATACGGCCCAGCTGGCGCTCGATTCGCTTGCCCTGGAAGGATCCGCACGCACCCGCGAGGGGATCGACCGGGTGGAGGTGCAGGCAAACCTTGAAGGCACGGGTCTGCGCCCAGGTTCGGCGTTGGACACAGCGCTGGTCGATGCAGCAAAATCGGCAGAGGGCACGTTGCTTGGCCCGATGCTGGCGAACATTCGTGATGCACTGGCGCGGGAAGGGCGGGCCAGCAATCTCGCCGCAGAAATGACCTTGCGCAAGACCGGCTCGATGCTCTCCGCTGTGGTGCCGCAGGCCCGGATTCGCGGATCGAGCGGAGCGACACTGCTGGCATTGTCGCGCCTGCAACTCGCCAGTGACGGGCAGGGCGGCGCGCCGCGCTTTTCGGGCAATTTCGTCACCGGCGGCGCCGGAATTCCCCAGATCAGCGGGCGAATGGAAAGCAACGGCGGTCGCGGCGCGGCCGAACTGCGGATGCGCATGGCGCGCTATTCCGCGGGCGGCGGCAGCCTCGAACTGCCGGAACTGACTGTCGCGCAGGGGGCGAACGGGACTTTGGCGTTTTCTGGCCGCGCGCTGGCCAGTGGCGCAATTCCCGGAGGCTCGGCGCAGGGGCTGGTGGTGCCGTTCAGCGGCAACTGGTCAGCGGGGCAGGGCCTTGCTGTCTGGCGTGGCTGCACGACGATAGGCTTTGAGAGCCTGTCGCTCGCCAGCCTCACGCTGGAAGGCAGGACGCTGCAGCTTTGCCCGCCCACCGGCAGCGCTATCCTGCGCAGCGACAAGGCCGGCGTTCGTGTCGCCGCTGGAGTGCCCTCGCTCGATCTGTCCGGGAAGCTGGGCGATACGCCATCGCAGCTCCGATCCGGCGCGGTCGGCTTTGCCTGGCCGGGCACGCTGGTAGCCAATAATGTCGACGTGACCATGGGCGCGGACGACGCACCCACCCGCTTCCGTCTCACGCAGGTCGATGCCCGCATCGCTGACGAGATCGCCGGCAGCTTCTCCGGCACCGATGCGAAGCTCTTCGCCGTGCCGCTCGATCTGCTGGAAGCCTCGGGCAAATGGCGCTTTGCCGATGGGAGGCTGGACTTGAGCGAGGGCGCTTTCCGCCTCGTCGACCGCCAAGCCCCCGGGCGGTTCGAGCCGCTGATGGCACGCGATGCCACTCTGTCGCTCGTGGATAATCGCATCACTGCTAATGCCGTGCTGCGCGAACCCAAGAGCGACCGCGAGGTAACGGCGGCCAATATCGTCCACGATCTGATCAGTGGTGTCGGCCATGCCGATCTCGACATTCCGGCGCTAGTCTTCGATCAGGCAATGCAGCCCGATACGCTGACCGGCCTCGCGCTGGGTCTCGTCGCCAATGCGGATGGCACGATCACTGGCAAGGGCCGGATCGACTGGAACCCGGACACGGTGACCAGCAGCGGCAAGTTTTCGACCGACAACTTCGACTTCGCCGCTGCCTTTGGTCCGGTGCAAGGCGTGTCCGGCACAATCGAGTTCACTGATCTGCTCGGCATGGTCACGGCGCCGAACCAGGTTCTGCACATCCGCTCATTCAACCCCGGCATCGAGGTGGAGAGCGGCGAGATGCGTTATGAGATTCGGCCCAACCAGACCATGGTGATCCACGGTGGGCGCTGGCCGTTCATCGGCGGCGCGCTGGTGCTGGAGCCGGCCGTAATTCACATGGCCCAGGCGGAAGACCGGCGTTTTGCCCTCCAGCTCGAAGGGGTGGACGCTGCCCAGTTCATCGAACGTATGGAACTGGCGAATATCTCGGCCTCTGGCACGTTCGATGGCCGGGTGCCGCTGGTGTTCGATGAGAATGGCGGCCGGATCGAAGGCGGTTCGCTCACCTCGCGTCTGCCGGGCGGTAACGTCTCCTATGTCGGCAAGTTGACCTATGAGGACATGAACCCGTTTGCCAATTACGCCTTCGATGCGCTCAAATCGCTCGACTACAAGCAGATGGACATCGCACTGAACGGCTCGCTCACTGGCGAAATCGTCACTCAGGTGCGGTTCGACGGCATCCGGCAGGGCGCGGGCACGTCGCAGAACATCCTCACGAAGCAGATCGCCAAGCTGCCGATCCGGTTCAACGTGAACATCCACGCACCGTTCTATCAGCTCATCGGCAGCTTCAAGTCGATGTACGATCCGGCCCTGACCCGCAATCCGCGCGACCTGGGCCTGATCGATGCGGACGGCAACATAATCCAGAACCCGACCCTCAAGCCTCCGGTACCGGGGGCGGACGACCTTCCGGATGATGAATCCGGCATTCAGCACCCAGAAAGTGAGCCAGTGCCATGA
- the radC gene encoding DNA repair protein RadC, with the protein MAGDSDSSRDSAGHRARLRQRLLEGGDDALADHEVIEYLLMTARPRIDTKPIAKSLIRRFGSLAAVLNADARVLAEHPQMGESSAAAIRIVALAARRLARQQVREQPVLGSWQALIDYLRIDMAHLTVERVRVLYLNTQNMLILDDHVGDGSIDEAAIHPREVIRRALDIGATALILVHNHPSGSPEPSRADIQITNRIAEAGRLLGIVVHDHVIIGREGHVSLKAKGLI; encoded by the coding sequence TTGGCCGGGGACAGCGACAGCAGCAGGGATTCGGCCGGGCACCGCGCCCGCCTGCGCCAGCGCCTGCTGGAAGGCGGGGACGATGCGCTGGCCGATCACGAGGTGATCGAATACCTCCTGATGACCGCCCGCCCCCGGATCGACACCAAGCCGATCGCCAAATCGCTGATCCGGCGATTCGGATCGTTGGCTGCGGTACTCAACGCCGATGCGCGCGTTCTGGCCGAGCATCCGCAAATGGGCGAAAGTTCTGCCGCCGCTATCCGGATCGTGGCCCTCGCGGCGCGGCGCCTTGCCCGCCAGCAGGTGCGCGAACAGCCCGTGCTGGGAAGCTGGCAGGCCCTGATCGACTATCTGCGGATCGACATGGCCCATCTGACGGTGGAGCGCGTGCGAGTGCTCTACCTGAACACGCAGAACATGCTGATCCTCGACGATCATGTGGGCGACGGCTCAATAGACGAGGCCGCGATCCATCCGCGTGAAGTGATCCGCCGCGCGCTGGACATCGGCGCCACAGCCCTGATCCTGGTCCACAACCATCCCTCCGGATCGCCCGAGCCGAGCCGGGCCGACATCCAGATCACCAACCGCATCGCGGAAGCCGGACGGCTATTGGGGATCGTGGTGCACGATCACGTCATCATCGGGCGCGAAGGGCATGTCTCGCTCAAGGCCAAGGGCCTGATCTGA